A DNA window from Brassica napus cultivar Da-Ae chromosome C1, Da-Ae, whole genome shotgun sequence contains the following coding sequences:
- the LOC106396980 gene encoding profilin-1: MSWQSYVDDHLMCDVEGNHLTSAAILGQDGSVWAQSTNFPQLKPAEIEGIKKDFEEPGHLAPTGLFLGGEKYMVVQGEGGAVIRGKKGPGGVTIKKTNQAFVFGIYDEPMTGGQCNLVVERLGDYLIESDL, from the exons atgtCGTGGCAATCATACGTCGATGACCATCTCATGTGCGATGTGGAAGGCAACCACCTCACATCCGCCGCCATCCTCGGCCAAGACGGCAGTGTCTGGGCCCAAAGCACCAACTTCCCTCAG CTGAAGCCTGCTGAGATAGAGGGAATCAAGAAAGACTTTGAGGAACCTGGACACCTTGCCCCTACAGGGCTATTCCTTGGCGGAGAGAAGTACATGGTTGTCCAAGGTGAAGGAGGAGCTGTCATCCGAGGCAAAAAG GGACCTGGTGGAGTCACTATCAAGAAGACCAATCAAGCCTTTGTCTTTGGCATCTACGATGAGCCCATGACTGGAGGCCAATGCAACTTGGTGGTCGAGAGGCTCGGCGATTACCTTATCGAGTCTGATCTCTAA
- the LOC111206844 gene encoding glucan endo-1,3-beta-glucosidase 12-like: MGERLKLILWICLSILAFLDSGAASKIGICYGRNADNLPSPNKVSDLIQHLNIKFVRIYDANIDVLKAFANTGIELMIGVPNADLLAFAQFQSNVDTWLHNNILPYYPTTKITSISVGLEVTEAPDNATGLLLPAMRNIHTALKKSGLDKKIKISSSHSLAILSRSFPPSSATFSKKHSPFLKPMLEFLVENESPFMIDLYPYYAYRDSAEKVQLEYALFESSSQVVDPATGLLYSNMFDAQLDAIYFALTAMNFKTVKVMVTESGWPSRGSPKETAATPDNALAYNTNLIRQVVGDPGTPAKPGEEVDVYLFSLFNENRKPGIESERNWGMFYANGTSVYALDFTGESTVPVSPSNSSATSPGPSSSPGNSTVIIGGGGGGGTRKWCVASTQASVTELQTALDWTCGPGSVDCSAVQPNQPCFEPDTVLSHASYAFNTYYQQSGANSSDCSFGGVSVEVDKDPSYGNCLYMIAPSTDGMNRTMAGNITGNITAIDSPMASPSSSSEGYRQMVVSVTVSVLFPCFVVSLSHW, encoded by the exons ATGGGTGAAAGACTGAAGCTAATCCTCTGGATTTGTCTCTCCATACTTGCCTTTCTCG ATTCTGGTGCGGCAAGCAAGATAGGAATCTGTTACGGACGTAACGCAGACAACCTCCCAAGTCCTAACAAAGTATCAGACCTAATCCAACACCTCAACATCAAGTTCGTCCGAATCTACGACGCCAACATAGACGTCCTCAAAGCCTTTGCAAACACAGGGATCGAGCTCATGATCGGCGTCCCCAACGCCGACTTACTCGCATTCGCTCAGTTCCAATCCAACGTCGACACGTGGCTCCACAACAACATCCTCCCTTACTACCCAACCACCAAGATCACCTCCATCTCCGTCGGTCTCGAAGTAACCGAAGCTCCGGACAACGCCACCGGTCTACTCCTACCCGCCATGCGCAACATCCACACCGCTCTTAAAAAATCCGGTTTGGACAAAAAGATCAAGATCTCGAGCTCGCACTCACTCGCTATCTTGTCACGCTCCTTCCCACCTTCCTCAGCTACCTTCAGCAAGAAGCATTCACCGTTCTTGAAACCGATGCTTGAGTTCTTGGTTGAGAACGAGTCTCCCTTTATGATCGACTTGTATCCCTACTACGCTTATAGAGACTCTGCCGAGAAGGTTCAGCTTGAGTACGCTTTATTTGAGTCGTCTTCTCAGGTTGTTGACCCCGCTACTGGTTTGCTCTACTCCAACATGTTTGATGCTCAGCTTGATGCTATCTACTTCGCCTTGACGGCTATGAACTTCAAGACCGTTAAGGTTATGGTTACTGAGTCGGGGTGGCCGAGTAGAGGTTCGCCTAAAGAGACGGCTGCTACTCCTGATAATGCACTGGCTTACAATACTAATCTCATACGCCAGGTGGTTGGCGATCCAGGTACTCCTGCTAAGCCTGGGGAGGAGGTAGATGTGTACTTGTTCTCGTTGTTTAACGAGAACAGGAAACCTGGGATAGAGTCTGAGAGAAACTGGGGGATGTTCTACGCGAATGGAACGAGTGTTTACGCGTTAGACTTCACCGGGGAGAGCACTGTCCCTGTCTCTCCATCGAATTCAAGTGCAACGAGTCCAGGTCCGAGTTCAAGTCCTGGTAACTCAACTGTGATcattggaggaggaggaggaggaggaactAGGAAATGGTGTGTTGCTTCAACGCAAGCTTCAGTGACGGAGCTGCAGACTGCATTGGACTGGACTTGCGGTCCTGGGAGTGTTGATTGTTCTGCTGTTCAACCAAACCAGCCTTGCTTTGAGCCAGACACCGTTCTCTCACATGCGTCTTATGCGTTCAATACTTATTACCAACAGAGTGGAGCGAACAGCTCAGATTGCAGCTTTGGAGGAGTCAGTGTTGAAGTTGACAAGGACCCTA GCTATGGTAACTGTCTGTACATGATTGCTCCATCTACTGATGG AATGAACAGAACAATGGCGGGTAATATCACAGGAAACATAACTGCCATTGATTCACCCATGGCTTCACCTTCTTCAAGCAGTGAAGGATACAGACAAATGGTGGTTTCAGTTACAGTCTCTGTTTTGTTCCCTTGCTTTGTAGTTAGTTTGAGTCATTGGTGA